From Cecembia calidifontis, one genomic window encodes:
- the metH gene encoding methionine synthase, translated as MSKIQKHNVLKLSGLEPLVFTPEINFVNIGERTNVTGSKKFAKLILNGQFDEALEIALDQVRGGAQILDVCMDEGMLDGVAAMERFLNLIASEPEISKIPIMIDSSRWEIILAGLKCIQGKGIVNSISLKNGEEEFIQQAKTIKKFGAAVVVMAFDEQGQADTYQRRIDICKRSYDILVKKVKFNPQDIIFDPNIFPVATGMEEHRRNALDFFLATKWIKENLPGAKVSGGVSNVSFSFRGNNPVREAMHAAFLYHAIRHGMDMGIVNPTMLEVYDDIPKDLLEKVEDVLFDRSDNATEALLAFAETVKSQDKKEIVSEAWRQDSVEKRIEHALVKGIIDYIIEDTEEARLKYQNPLKVIEGPLMDGMNVVGDLFGEGKMFLPQVVKSARVMKKAVAYLEPFMPKLGDTGYSQEQSSIKKILLATVKGDVHDIGKNIVGVVLACNSYQIIDLGVMVDAQKIIDEALKNKVDIIGLSGLITPSLDEMVNVASEMDRQGLKIPLLIGGATTSRIHTAVKIDPVYSGTVVHVTDASKSVPIAGEAISEETKEAYHKEIKATYKKLREEHEAKQQVKQLVSYEEAKANPVFIDWEHFQPIAPRKEGITVLDNLDLNILRKYIDWTPFFSTWMLSGKYPKILEDPVVGKEASRLYEDANQMLDQIIQEKWLEAKAVVGIFPVKRVHDDLKIFGGSKEYTLHFLRQQGKKGKGVPNRSLVDYIHPSKTDYLGGFAVTAGWGIEAKLKEFQEKHDDYHDIMLKALADRLAEAGAEYLHELIRKEIWGYAPSESLDNEALIKEEYIGIRPAPGYPACPEHSEKKTLFDLLEVEKNTGITLTDSFAMYPTSSVSGFYFAHPESKYFGLGKIGEDQVADYASRKGISKAQAEKWLSPNLAYSPSLQVQEN; from the coding sequence ATGAGTAAGATTCAAAAACATAATGTCTTGAAATTATCAGGTTTAGAACCTTTGGTTTTTACACCTGAAATCAATTTCGTCAATATAGGAGAACGGACCAATGTAACCGGTTCCAAAAAATTCGCAAAGCTGATCTTGAATGGTCAATTTGATGAGGCTTTGGAAATTGCTCTGGACCAGGTAAGGGGAGGTGCACAGATTTTGGATGTGTGCATGGATGAAGGAATGTTGGATGGTGTGGCAGCGATGGAGAGGTTTCTGAATTTGATTGCCTCAGAACCTGAAATCAGTAAGATTCCCATTATGATTGATTCTTCCCGCTGGGAGATTATTCTTGCCGGGCTTAAATGTATTCAGGGTAAGGGAATTGTCAATTCCATCAGCTTGAAAAACGGAGAGGAGGAGTTTATCCAACAGGCCAAGACCATCAAAAAATTTGGGGCCGCAGTAGTGGTGATGGCTTTTGATGAGCAAGGTCAAGCGGATACCTATCAGAGAAGAATTGATATCTGTAAGCGGAGCTATGACATTTTAGTAAAAAAAGTCAAATTCAATCCTCAGGATATCATCTTCGATCCCAATATTTTTCCTGTAGCCACAGGCATGGAAGAGCACAGGCGCAATGCCTTGGATTTTTTTCTTGCGACCAAGTGGATCAAGGAAAATCTGCCAGGAGCCAAAGTAAGCGGCGGCGTAAGTAATGTGAGTTTTTCTTTTAGGGGAAATAATCCTGTGAGGGAAGCCATGCATGCTGCGTTTTTGTACCATGCCATCCGCCATGGAATGGATATGGGTATAGTAAATCCCACCATGTTGGAGGTTTATGATGATATACCGAAGGATTTATTGGAAAAGGTGGAAGATGTTCTTTTTGATCGGTCAGATAATGCAACGGAAGCTTTGTTGGCATTTGCAGAGACAGTCAAATCCCAGGACAAAAAAGAAATTGTTTCAGAAGCTTGGAGGCAGGACTCAGTAGAGAAAAGGATTGAGCATGCACTGGTCAAAGGAATCATTGATTATATCATTGAAGATACCGAGGAGGCCCGCCTGAAGTATCAAAATCCCCTGAAAGTCATAGAAGGTCCATTAATGGATGGGATGAATGTGGTGGGAGACCTTTTTGGAGAGGGGAAGATGTTTTTGCCCCAGGTGGTCAAATCAGCTCGGGTGATGAAAAAGGCAGTGGCCTATCTGGAACCATTTATGCCTAAGCTTGGGGATACCGGCTACAGCCAGGAACAGAGTAGCATCAAAAAAATCCTGTTGGCTACAGTCAAGGGCGATGTTCATGATATCGGTAAGAATATAGTTGGAGTAGTATTGGCCTGCAATAGTTACCAGATCATTGATCTGGGTGTGATGGTAGATGCCCAAAAAATCATTGATGAAGCCTTAAAAAACAAGGTGGATATTATCGGGCTTAGTGGCCTGATCACCCCTTCTCTGGATGAAATGGTCAATGTAGCTTCTGAAATGGATAGGCAGGGACTGAAGATTCCTTTGTTGATAGGAGGAGCCACCACCTCAAGGATACACACAGCGGTAAAAATTGACCCGGTGTACAGCGGGACAGTGGTCCACGTTACAGATGCTTCCAAATCGGTCCCGATTGCAGGAGAGGCCATTTCAGAAGAAACAAAGGAAGCATACCACAAAGAAATCAAAGCGACCTATAAAAAGCTTAGAGAGGAGCATGAAGCCAAACAGCAAGTAAAACAATTGGTGAGTTATGAGGAGGCCAAAGCCAATCCTGTTTTTATTGATTGGGAACATTTCCAGCCCATAGCACCTCGTAAGGAAGGAATTACGGTTTTGGATAATTTGGACCTCAATATTTTGAGGAAGTACATAGACTGGACCCCATTTTTCAGCACTTGGATGCTGAGTGGTAAGTATCCCAAAATCCTGGAAGATCCCGTGGTTGGAAAAGAAGCCTCCCGCTTGTATGAGGATGCCAATCAAATGCTGGACCAAATCATTCAGGAGAAATGGTTGGAGGCCAAGGCAGTGGTCGGTATTTTTCCTGTAAAAAGAGTCCATGATGATCTTAAAATCTTTGGAGGTTCCAAAGAATACACCCTCCATTTTTTAAGGCAACAAGGCAAAAAAGGAAAGGGAGTTCCAAATAGGTCATTGGTAGATTATATACATCCTTCCAAAACAGATTATTTGGGTGGGTTTGCAGTAACCGCCGGATGGGGTATCGAGGCCAAGCTGAAGGAGTTTCAGGAAAAGCATGATGATTACCATGACATCATGCTCAAGGCCCTGGCTGACCGATTGGCAGAGGCAGGCGCTGAATACCTCCATGAATTGATCCGCAAAGAAATATGGGGTTATGCACCATCAGAGTCCCTTGATAATGAAGCCTTGATCAAAGAAGAGTATATAGGCATACGACCTGCACCAGGCTATCCTGCCTGTCCCGAACATTCTGAAAAAAAGACTTTATTTGACCTTTTGGAGGTTGAAAAAAACACTGGAATCACGTTGACCGACAGCTTTGCCATGTATCCCACTTCGTCGGTCAGCGGATTCTATTTTGCCCATCCGGAAAGCAAGTATTTTGGGCTGGGAAAAATCGGGGAAGACCAGGTTGCCGATTATGCTTCAAGAAAGGGTATCAGTAAGGCTCAAGCTGAAAAGTGGTTATCTCCTAATTTGGCTTACTCTCCATCACTTCAGGTTCAAGAAAATTAA
- the metF gene encoding methylenetetrahydrofolate reductase [NAD(P)H]: MKITEYIEQADKPLFSFEILPPLKGQSLKDLCEGIEPLMEFNPPFVDVTYHREEFIYKKHPSGLLEKVATKKRPGTVGICAAIMNRFKVEAVPHLLCGGFTKEETENALIDLNFIGVQNILALRGDAPKSENKFVPEPNGHAYTKDLVKQIVNMNHGRYLHEETETGFHTDFCVGVAGYPEKHFEAPSLKFDLKHLKEKIDAGAEYIVTQMFFDNQKYFDFVKKVREMGITVPIIPGIKPITTLGQITMLPRTFYLDLPDALMDELEKCKTNADVREVGVEWAIHQSKELIANGVPVLHYYTMSKAEATYRIAKEVF; this comes from the coding sequence ATGAAAATTACAGAATATATCGAGCAGGCAGATAAACCCCTGTTTTCTTTTGAAATTTTACCTCCTCTAAAAGGACAAAGTCTAAAGGATTTGTGTGAGGGTATAGAACCCTTGATGGAGTTCAATCCACCTTTTGTGGATGTTACTTACCATAGGGAGGAATTCATTTATAAGAAGCATCCCAGTGGCCTTTTGGAAAAGGTCGCTACGAAAAAACGTCCCGGTACTGTGGGTATTTGTGCTGCGATCATGAACCGCTTTAAGGTAGAGGCGGTACCCCATTTATTGTGCGGTGGTTTTACCAAAGAGGAAACCGAAAACGCATTGATCGACCTGAACTTTATAGGAGTCCAAAATATTCTGGCTTTAAGGGGAGATGCCCCAAAAAGTGAAAATAAATTTGTTCCAGAACCCAACGGGCATGCTTATACCAAAGATTTGGTCAAGCAGATTGTGAATATGAACCATGGGAGGTATCTCCATGAGGAAACAGAGACGGGTTTTCATACGGATTTTTGTGTGGGCGTAGCAGGCTATCCTGAAAAACATTTTGAAGCACCCAGCTTGAAGTTTGACCTCAAACACTTAAAAGAAAAGATAGATGCTGGAGCAGAGTATATTGTAACCCAGATGTTTTTTGACAACCAAAAGTATTTTGATTTTGTCAAAAAAGTTAGAGAAATGGGGATTACAGTTCCCATTATCCCGGGGATAAAGCCAATTACCACCCTAGGACAAATCACCATGTTGCCAAGGACTTTTTATCTTGATCTTCCGGATGCTTTGATGGATGAGCTTGAAAAGTGTAAAACCAATGCTGATGTCCGGGAAGTTGGCGTGGAGTGGGCCATTCACCAAAGTAAAGAACTGATCGCGAATGGCGTGCCTGTGCTGCATTACTACACCATGAGTAAGGCGGAGGCTACCTATAGGATTGCTAAGGAGGTATTCTAA
- a CDS encoding glycosyltransferase family 4 protein, whose translation MSLRRVLIITYYWPPSAGSGVQRWLKFAKYLPEYGWEPTIFTPENPDFELQDPSLEKDISPQLEVIKFPIWEPYGLFKKLKGNLKGDPATILEKKEKSLIDRLAIWLRANLLIPDPRVFWVKPSVSFLEDSMVKGHYQAIITTGPPHSMHLIGLQLHEKTGIPWLADFRDPWSKWEFLDTLPMLSWVLKRHQTLESRVLAKASAITTISPTFQKDLKKLANREVHLLTNGFDSDDFPTFSQNTGLKEKDLEIVYSGIIDAIRNPLPFLEAFKKAFEPSAFSVRFRFVGKVSSAVEQFVKNDNWLERHVEFIGYVSHQRVFEYYQAADILLLILTTTKNAQGNIPGKLFEYLASGKTILGLGDPNGDAASLIHQAQAGKIIEPNKQDEIVSFLKGYKSSDHATDKSLINRFSRKNLSSQLAQILENIAP comes from the coding sequence TTGAGCCTCCGACGTGTTCTAATCATCACCTACTATTGGCCTCCATCAGCAGGATCAGGCGTTCAGCGTTGGCTCAAGTTTGCCAAATACCTACCCGAATACGGTTGGGAACCAACAATTTTTACACCTGAAAATCCGGATTTTGAACTGCAGGATCCCTCTTTGGAAAAAGACATTTCTCCACAGTTAGAAGTGATCAAATTTCCTATCTGGGAACCTTATGGTCTTTTTAAAAAACTCAAAGGAAATCTAAAAGGAGACCCTGCCACAATTTTAGAAAAGAAAGAAAAATCACTCATTGATAGACTGGCCATTTGGCTAAGGGCCAATTTGCTTATCCCTGACCCAAGGGTATTCTGGGTCAAACCCTCCGTAAGCTTTTTAGAGGATTCGATGGTAAAAGGCCATTACCAAGCCATCATTACAACTGGACCTCCGCATAGCATGCATCTAATTGGACTGCAACTGCATGAAAAAACCGGAATACCGTGGTTGGCAGATTTCAGAGATCCTTGGTCTAAATGGGAGTTTTTGGACACTTTACCCATGTTATCATGGGTACTAAAGCGACATCAAACTTTGGAGAGCCGTGTGCTTGCTAAAGCCAGTGCCATAACTACTATCAGCCCGACTTTTCAGAAAGATTTAAAAAAATTGGCAAACAGGGAGGTTCACCTTTTGACCAATGGATTTGATTCCGATGATTTCCCTACTTTTTCCCAGAATACAGGTTTGAAAGAAAAAGATCTAGAAATCGTCTATTCCGGGATAATTGATGCTATCCGCAACCCTTTGCCTTTCTTAGAAGCTTTTAAAAAGGCCTTTGAACCATCGGCTTTCTCAGTTCGGTTCCGATTTGTAGGCAAGGTTTCATCCGCAGTGGAACAATTTGTGAAAAATGATAACTGGTTAGAAAGACATGTGGAATTCATAGGTTATGTCAGTCATCAGCGGGTTTTTGAATATTATCAAGCAGCAGATATCCTGTTGCTGATCCTGACCACCACCAAAAATGCCCAGGGAAATATACCGGGTAAGCTGTTCGAATACCTGGCAAGCGGAAAAACAATTTTGGGTCTCGGCGACCCTAACGGAGATGCCGCTTCCCTAATCCATCAAGCACAGGCAGGCAAAATCATTGAACCAAACAAGCAAGATGAAATCGTTTCATTTTTAAAGGGATATAAATCATCGGACCACGCTACAGATAAATCCTTAATCAATAGATTCTCAAGAAAAAACCTTTCCTCACAACTGGCCCAAATACTTGAAAATATTGCGCCATAA
- a CDS encoding aldo/keto reductase has translation MKYRKLGKTGWSVSEVALGTWQVGGGWGKTFDEKTAHHIIHTAIDLGINFIDTADVYDAGLSEKAVGKVVRERKEKVYVATKCGRQIQPHTNEGYTPEVLRNFVENSLKNMGLETIDLIQLHCPPTPVYQRDEIFEEFVKLKAEGKIQAMGVSVELVEEAISAMKYDIVSSIQIIFNMFRHKPAEFLFTQPNIEDYGIIARVPLASGLLTEKLTATSVFGPQDHRTFNRNGEAFDKGETFSGIDYQKGLKAVEELKEIFKGNEPLSAWAIRWILMFPQVSTVIPGASKVEQVSANLHAMDLPMISAEQMDAVREVYEKYFKADIHHLW, from the coding sequence ATGAAATATAGAAAACTTGGAAAAACCGGCTGGAGTGTTTCTGAGGTAGCTTTAGGCACATGGCAGGTCGGTGGAGGCTGGGGAAAAACTTTTGATGAAAAAACAGCCCATCATATCATACATACTGCGATAGATCTGGGAATCAATTTCATCGACACTGCTGACGTCTATGATGCCGGGCTTAGTGAGAAAGCGGTAGGCAAAGTAGTCCGTGAAAGAAAAGAAAAAGTTTACGTAGCCACCAAATGTGGCAGGCAAATCCAGCCTCATACCAACGAAGGGTATACCCCTGAAGTTTTGAGGAACTTTGTAGAGAACTCCCTAAAAAATATGGGGTTAGAAACCATTGATCTGATCCAGCTGCATTGCCCTCCTACCCCGGTTTACCAAAGAGATGAAATATTTGAGGAATTTGTAAAATTAAAAGCAGAAGGTAAGATTCAGGCAATGGGGGTAAGCGTGGAACTGGTAGAAGAAGCCATCTCAGCTATGAAGTATGACATTGTTTCCAGTATACAGATCATTTTCAATATGTTCCGGCACAAGCCGGCTGAGTTCCTTTTCACGCAACCCAACATAGAAGATTATGGCATCATCGCAAGGGTGCCGCTTGCCAGTGGCTTGTTAACAGAGAAACTCACCGCAACTTCTGTTTTTGGCCCTCAAGACCATAGAACATTCAACAGAAATGGGGAAGCCTTTGACAAAGGAGAAACCTTTTCAGGAATAGATTACCAAAAAGGCCTAAAAGCAGTGGAAGAACTTAAAGAAATCTTCAAAGGAAATGAACCTTTGTCCGCTTGGGCCATTCGATGGATTCTGATGTTTCCTCAGGTCAGCACAGTCATTCCCGGTGCTTCAAAAGTAGAACAGGTGAGTGCAAATCTGCATGCCATGGATTTACCTATGATTAGTGCTGAGCAAATGGATGCAGTAAGGGAAGTCTATGAAAAATACTTTAAGGCCGATATCCATCACCTTTGGTAA
- a CDS encoding Dabb family protein, translating to MKSRRKFLQTLTVAGAAASLPIQLMAEQTKKQKMIHQVFFWLKNGVDVSDFIKEASVLGKCKTVDKFYIGTPAPTEARDVVDHSYQVACTLFFKSIEDQNAYQVDPLHLKFIERNSNKWSAVKVYDFVI from the coding sequence ATGAAATCCCGAAGAAAATTTCTCCAAACCTTAACTGTAGCCGGGGCTGCAGCAAGCTTACCTATTCAACTTATGGCAGAACAAACAAAAAAACAAAAAATGATTCACCAGGTCTTTTTCTGGTTAAAAAACGGTGTTGATGTTTCAGATTTTATCAAAGAAGCATCTGTATTGGGTAAATGTAAAACAGTAGATAAATTTTACATTGGAACCCCTGCGCCCACAGAGGCAAGAGATGTGGTAGATCATAGTTATCAGGTTGCCTGTACCTTGTTTTTCAAAAGTATTGAAGATCAAAATGCTTATCAGGTGGATCCCTTGCATTTGAAATTTATTGAAAGAAATTCAAACAAATGGTCAGCTGTCAAGGTATATGATTTTGTGATTTAA
- a CDS encoding S41 family peptidase, translating into MRTIKVNFWGVLLVFAMVFASCNPESDEVELEKVENAVKKAIFDSMKDWYFWTTELPANVDVSKFSSNQELLDALMFQPLDRWSYLTTRAQFNAAFTGQASGAHGFSFAFDENERLFVAFVFSQGPAGRDGWRRGWEFIEINGRPISSYRNSNGSYSFDLGPNNVGVTNTFKFRLPDGTETTRTIEKGAFQTNSVLHRDVYHVAGKKVGHWVYQSFRATAGLTPTRSQEVDDSFDYFQREGINELIIDLRYNGGGSVAVTEQILNYLVPAAASGRPMYTNSHNGNKTERNVTVNFTKRGNLALDRVIFITSRGSASASELVINCLTPYMNVFLIGDNTYGKPVGSFPLSSFNRTLSANDVEIVPITFAIANANGQANYFDGFPANMRVGDNPARDWGDPLERRLAAALDYIANGSVSSRLASTYYKPVWEMIDAFEGLEKEFPMY; encoded by the coding sequence ATGCGTACAATTAAAGTTAATTTCTGGGGGGTTCTATTGGTTTTTGCCATGGTATTCGCCTCCTGTAATCCAGAATCGGATGAAGTAGAGCTGGAGAAAGTAGAAAATGCTGTCAAAAAGGCAATTTTTGACAGTATGAAGGATTGGTATTTCTGGACTACCGAACTACCGGCTAATGTGGATGTGTCAAAGTTTTCAAGCAATCAAGAGCTATTGGATGCTTTGATGTTCCAGCCATTGGACAGATGGTCTTATTTGACCACAAGGGCCCAATTCAATGCAGCTTTTACCGGCCAGGCATCAGGAGCCCATGGTTTTAGTTTTGCTTTTGATGAGAATGAAAGACTTTTTGTTGCATTTGTTTTTTCTCAAGGGCCAGCAGGTAGAGATGGTTGGAGAAGAGGGTGGGAATTTATCGAAATCAATGGCCGTCCGATTTCTTCCTACCGAAATTCAAATGGAAGTTACAGCTTTGATTTGGGTCCCAATAATGTCGGCGTGACGAATACTTTCAAGTTTAGACTTCCTGATGGAACAGAAACAACCAGGACAATTGAAAAAGGTGCATTTCAGACGAATTCTGTACTCCACAGGGATGTCTATCATGTGGCTGGCAAAAAAGTTGGACATTGGGTTTACCAGAGTTTCAGGGCTACTGCAGGTCTAACTCCTACCAGAAGTCAGGAGGTAGATGATTCTTTCGACTATTTTCAGCGTGAAGGTATCAATGAATTGATCATAGACCTGAGATACAATGGAGGTGGATCCGTGGCCGTTACTGAGCAGATTTTGAATTATTTGGTGCCTGCAGCTGCTTCAGGGAGGCCCATGTACACCAATAGCCATAATGGAAATAAAACTGAAAGAAATGTTACGGTTAACTTCACTAAAAGAGGAAACCTTGCCCTTGACAGGGTGATTTTCATTACTTCCAGAGGTTCGGCTTCTGCTTCAGAGTTGGTCATCAACTGTCTTACCCCATACATGAATGTTTTCCTGATTGGAGACAATACTTATGGAAAGCCAGTGGGCTCTTTCCCTTTGTCCAGTTTTAACAGGACACTCAGTGCAAATGATGTTGAAATAGTGCCGATTACTTTTGCTATTGCCAATGCAAATGGTCAGGCGAATTATTTTGATGGTTTCCCAGCCAATATGCGGGTTGGAGATAATCCTGCAAGAGATTGGGGAGATCCGTTGGAAAGAAGATTGGCAGCAGCTTTGGATTATATAGCAAATGGGTCCGTTTCTTCAAGATTGGCATCCACCTATTACAAACCTGTCTGGGAAATGATCGATGCTTTTGAGGGATTAGAGAAGGAATTTCCTATGTATTAG
- the pdxA gene encoding 4-hydroxythreonine-4-phosphate dehydrogenase PdxA — MNPRKNKPVIGISIGDINGVGPEVTLKALLDNRLQKLITPVIYAHGKIVTFYRKQLELEDFNFMQIKSIDEVHHKKINVINVMDESPEVIPGVETQEAGKMAIASLDAAIKDLKEGKIDGLVTAPLNKNNINTPERKFIGHTEYLTAAFEVKESLMFLVAEDIRVGLVTGHMPIKQVASNVTAENIKKKLDIMLQSLQADFGIGKPRVAVLGLNPHAGEDGLLGDEEEQIIKPVIREYKDNGHLVFGPYSSDGFFGMMHQKKFDGVLAMYHDQGLIPFKSLAFETGVNFTAGLPVIRTSPDHGTAYNIAGKKIADEGSMRAAILQAYDIIKNRGDWESDED; from the coding sequence ATGAACCCAAGAAAAAACAAACCCGTCATAGGGATCAGTATAGGAGATATCAATGGTGTAGGACCGGAAGTCACACTCAAAGCACTACTGGACAATCGTCTTCAAAAGCTCATTACCCCAGTCATCTATGCCCACGGTAAGATCGTAACTTTTTATAGAAAGCAGTTGGAATTGGAGGATTTCAATTTTATGCAGATCAAAAGCATCGATGAAGTACACCACAAGAAAATAAATGTCATCAATGTCATGGACGAAAGTCCAGAGGTAATTCCGGGCGTTGAAACGCAAGAAGCAGGAAAAATGGCAATCGCCTCCCTGGATGCAGCAATCAAAGACCTCAAAGAAGGAAAAATAGACGGGCTGGTGACCGCTCCTTTGAACAAGAACAACATCAATACCCCGGAAAGAAAATTTATCGGTCATACAGAATACCTCACAGCTGCTTTTGAGGTAAAGGAGAGTTTGATGTTTTTGGTGGCAGAAGATATTCGGGTAGGATTAGTGACCGGTCACATGCCTATCAAGCAGGTAGCTTCAAATGTTACTGCTGAAAACATCAAAAAGAAATTAGACATCATGCTTCAATCGCTTCAGGCTGATTTTGGAATAGGAAAACCAAGAGTGGCTGTGTTAGGACTTAATCCCCATGCCGGAGAAGATGGATTATTAGGCGATGAGGAAGAACAAATCATCAAACCCGTCATTAGGGAATACAAAGATAATGGACATCTCGTTTTCGGGCCCTATTCCTCTGATGGTTTCTTTGGCATGATGCACCAAAAGAAGTTTGATGGGGTTTTGGCAATGTATCATGACCAAGGCTTAATCCCTTTCAAATCCCTGGCATTTGAAACCGGAGTGAATTTCACCGCAGGTTTGCCAGTCATAAGAACCTCCCCGGATCATGGCACGGCTTACAACATTGCCGGTAAAAAAATTGCGGATGAGGGATCTATGAGAGCTGCTATTTTACAGGCCTACGACATTATCAAGAACAGAGGGGATTGGGAGTCAGATGAAGACTGA
- the rsmA gene encoding 16S rRNA (adenine(1518)-N(6)/adenine(1519)-N(6))-dimethyltransferase RsmA has protein sequence MEKVKPKKHLGQHFLTDLGIAEKIAKAVTGHLGVRKVLEIGPGMGVLTDFLLKEHWDLYLVDIDTESIQYLHQKYPMLGDKIIEADYLKKDFAPIMGGPYAVAGNFPYNISSQIFFKILEERNSVTEVVCMLQKEVAQRIASPKGNKDYGILSVLLQAYYDIEYLFTVPPGVFNPPPKVNSGVIRLKRNQVVNLDCDEKLFFRVVKQGFGMRRKTLRNSLKPLGLSDALKGDTILDKRAEQLDVQEFVILTKKLQESWNR, from the coding sequence ATGGAAAAGGTCAAACCCAAAAAACACCTTGGACAGCATTTTCTTACCGATCTGGGGATAGCGGAAAAAATTGCCAAGGCAGTTACTGGCCATCTTGGAGTGAGGAAGGTGCTAGAAATTGGTCCTGGGATGGGGGTATTGACTGATTTCCTGTTGAAAGAGCATTGGGATCTGTATTTGGTAGATATTGATACCGAATCCATCCAGTACCTGCATCAAAAGTATCCAATGCTTGGTGATAAGATCATTGAAGCGGATTATTTGAAAAAGGACTTTGCTCCCATCATGGGTGGGCCTTATGCGGTAGCAGGAAATTTTCCTTATAATATTTCTTCACAGATTTTCTTTAAAATCCTGGAAGAAAGGAATAGTGTGACCGAAGTAGTATGTATGCTTCAAAAGGAGGTTGCCCAGCGGATTGCCTCTCCAAAAGGGAACAAAGATTATGGGATTTTGTCTGTTTTATTACAGGCTTATTATGATATTGAATATTTATTTACTGTGCCGCCGGGTGTTTTCAATCCTCCTCCTAAAGTGAATTCGGGCGTAATCAGGTTGAAGAGAAACCAGGTTGTAAATTTGGATTGTGATGAAAAGCTCTTCTTCAGGGTGGTCAAACAGGGATTTGGCATGAGAAGAAAAACACTGCGCAATTCATTGAAGCCTCTTGGCCTCTCTGATGCATTAAAAGGAGATACCATCCTGGATAAAAGGGCTGAGCAGTTGGACGTTCAGGAATTTGTTATATTGACAAAAAAACTACAGGAATCTTGGAACCGATAA